CCCAGTACAGGTTCCCGGCGGCCCGCATAGGAAGAGGCACGCCATGTGGGAGGAACTGACACTCACGCCGCAGCAGGCCCTCGAAGTGGTGCTGTCCACTGTCGGGATGTACCTTGCGCTGGTGGTCCTGGTCCGCATGCTGGGGCAGCGGGTGCTGGCACGCGTGGCAAGTTCAGACCTCGCCACCATCGTGGCGCTGGGCGCCGTCATTGGCCGGGCGGCCCTTGGCTACACACCTACGCTTGGGGCCGGCCTCCTGGCCCTGCTGAGCCTCTTCGGGATGCAGGCCGTCACGGGACACCTGAAACGATGGCGGGTGGCTGAGCGCTTTCTGCTAAACCGCCCGGTACTGCTCATGTCGGGCGGCACCATCATCCACCAAAACCTGCACAAGGTGCACCTGACCGAAGCTGACCTCTGGCCCACTCTCCGCCTGGCGGGAGTAAGGAACCTGGACGAGGTGGCCTGCGTTGTCCTCGAAACCACCGGGGAAATCAGCGTACTCAGGCTGGGCGTGGACCTTGACCCGCGCATCCTGGCTGACGTTCCCTGGACGGACAGCCAGCCAATTCCGAAAGGGCCACAGAAACGAGCCCGCGGGACGGAGCACGCAGGGCCTTCTGCGACGATGGTGGCCAGGGCTTACCACGGGGGCGTCCACCACTTGTTCTCCGTTCACCACCGGCACGTATCCGCCCGCGTGCGGCGCGGCTACTACATCGCAGCCGGGGCGCTGGTCCTGACGGGCGCGGCGTTCTTCGCCCTCACCCTGTGGGGTGTCCTCCACAGTGATGGGCTGAGTGCCTTGGACCAACCCGTCCGGCAGTGGCTTCTTTCGCACCGGTCGGATGTGCTGACCGCGGCCATGAGGCCGGTGGCGCGGGTGTTTGGGCCGGTGGCCATGCCCATCATTGTCCTGGTGGTCGCCGTCGCCTGGACCTTCGCGGAAAGGCATGCGTGGCGGCCCCTGCTTTTCGTCGGAGCAATGGTGGCCGTCGTCATCATTTCACAGATCATCCTGCCCATGGTCCACCGGTCCCGGCCGCCCGTGGATGCCATGCTCCTGGAACCCGACCCCAGCTTCTCGTTTCCCTCGGGCCATGTATTGGGCGCATGCGACTTCCTGCTGGTCCTGGCATACCTCGTCACATCACGGCGCCAGGACAAGCGCCTTGCGGGGGCCCTGTGGTCCGTGGCCGCGGTGCTCGGCATCGGGCTGGTGACCTTGAGCCGACTGTACCTGGGGTATCACTGGCTGACCGATGCGTTTGCCTCCATGTTCCTGTCCCTGGCGATTATTGGCGCGGTCATCGCGTTGGACACCTGGCGCACTGTCCGGGTTGCCGGGGAAGCACGTTCATCCCCCGGTTCCGCTGCCGGCACCGATTCGGAGTCTTCCCCTGGCAGGAGAAGGCACGAGCCTATTCGGCTTTTTCATCGAAGCTGAAGCCACAGGGTGCCGCCTGGACTGATCCGGTCACCGCTTGGTGACAGACTTCGATCTGGGACAGAACCTGGTCAACCCTTGCGTGCCTGGACCTCGGCGGCGCAGGCTTCCGCGTTGTCGAGCAGACGCCGCCGATCCGAAACCGCGTAGTTGGCCGTGGCTATTGCGCTGCGCATGCGGTCCAGGTGGTCCATTACCAGGTCCCGGTAGCGGCCCGTCCGGTCACAGAACGCGACCTCCCGCAGGAGGTCCAGCAAACGCCCTGCCACGTCCGGATCCCCGGCGCCGTAGTACCTGGCCTGGTTTACGGCCAGGTCCATCAGTGCCGGCAGCCCGGGGAGCGACAGCACAACCCGTACCCGGCCGTCGTCATCGCGGACCTGCTCCGGCCCGGGGTTCCGGTCCACGAGCGGCACAGCAGGGCCGAGAGGTGGCCAAGGACGTGGACCGCCGTGGTGGGATCGTTGATTCCTGGTGACAAGGCACGCACGGCCACATCCACAAGCTGGCGGAACCCGTACCCGGCGTCCTGGACACTTGTGCGTTCAAAACCTGTGGCGACTGCCGCATTGATCTCGCGGCACAGCTCTTCCCGGGCGTCCGGGCCATGGCCGGCTCCCATTTCCAGCGGCCAGGCCGTGGCGAAAGGAACCCCTTCCACCAGGGAGCTCCCTGGATCCCGGTCAATCCGGACCACGGCTCCGAAGTTC
This region of Arthrobacter sp. DNA4 genomic DNA includes:
- a CDS encoding phosphatase PAP2 family protein, producing the protein MWEELTLTPQQALEVVLSTVGMYLALVVLVRMLGQRVLARVASSDLATIVALGAVIGRAALGYTPTLGAGLLALLSLFGMQAVTGHLKRWRVAERFLLNRPVLLMSGGTIIHQNLHKVHLTEADLWPTLRLAGVRNLDEVACVVLETTGEISVLRLGVDLDPRILADVPWTDSQPIPKGPQKRARGTEHAGPSATMVARAYHGGVHHLFSVHHRHVSARVRRGYYIAAGALVLTGAAFFALTLWGVLHSDGLSALDQPVRQWLLSHRSDVLTAAMRPVARVFGPVAMPIIVLVVAVAWTFAERHAWRPLLFVGAMVAVVIISQIILPMVHRSRPPVDAMLLEPDPSFSFPSGHVLGACDFLLVLAYLVTSRRQDKRLAGALWSVAAVLGIGLVTLSRLYLGYHWLTDAFASMFLSLAIIGAVIALDTWRTVRVAGEARSSPGSAAGTDSESSPGRRRHEPIRLFHRS